One window of Trifolium pratense cultivar HEN17-A07 linkage group LG5, ARS_RC_1.1, whole genome shotgun sequence genomic DNA carries:
- the LOC123883607 gene encoding uncharacterized protein LOC123883607 isoform X8: MASILCDLVKKYVDKLIDGAIAEARYVFCFTCIVKKFEEERTTLEPQRITIEQRVKDARERDKDIKAIVGSWEKDIDELNQVDTKTKQTCFFGFCPNCIWRYKKGKELSNNLEKIKQLKGEKFENIELPRPVPGVERYSSKDYISFESRESKYKELLDALKDDNNYITGLQGMGGTGKTTMAKEVGKELKQSEIFAYVVDTTVSFTPDIKKIQDDIAGSLRLEWGGCNEPDRPKKLWSRLTNGDKILVILDDVWDRGLPLDFDAIGIPKQDTHKGCRVLVTSRNQETFNNMDCDKIIELGLLSEEEAWIMFKMYAKISDSTSQKLIDKGRKIAKECKRLPVAISVIASSLKGHQHREHKWDVTLKSLKKPVSMHGVDDDKVGIYNLLKISYDNLKDEKAKGLFLLCSVFREDEENSIEVITRLCIGVGLLGEDYGSYDDARNLVVLAKDKLVDSCLLLEGGEKCLKLHDLVREAAQWIANKEIQCVKLFDEKQKSLVEKQTNIKYLLCEGKCKDLFSLEFDRLKLETLIVKVDREEEDKCIKVPDSFFENVIRLRVLNFSGIHFSQSLSLPPAIQLLTNIRSMSFDHVDLGDISILGKLQRLETLDLDTCKVNELPNQITELKKFKLLKLEDCEIRMNNPFEVIERCSSLEELYFKYSFNEFCKEIALPELKRYHIHGRSSFYSEGQSRFSKYVVFRGDEKCQFSKGTLKYCMQTAEALFLEGIKGEWRNLMPEIFPLEHGMNDLVELHLDRISQLRCLIDTIGSHVPILSNLVVLELENMENLEQLFNGKLNLCNLKRITLKNCPMLISILPFLSAKDLPALEAIRIRKCDGLQYVFGQSQHVELVSLTELELSELPNFIGIFEECVKGSSSTSKAQIQLDPMRDRDQPHDCSVASESNSYGLNIWERLGIQSKILCNIKEIVLTHFPKMKSVFILSIDLIMQLETLRIEKCDELKHIIIDTGYHNIGGNICVNVFPKLKKLYVEDCAQLEYIFGHDTSDHQNDMGIQLHLPELRYLHLASLPSLIAMCPKQYRITYPCLKYLCIWKCSQDNTIIKELSGNIDLFLTLETLDVFNSNVESIFSLNEIDEQQLDLALRYITLIDLPMMTCLFVGPKNSFSLKNLTRITIMRCDKLKIAFSTSILRFLPQLRILRIEECNELEHIIEDDLENKNNSTTCFPKLELLTVRKCNKLKFVFSSSMLRVLPMLLYLTIEECKELEHIIEDDLENKNNSTTCFPKLKSLAVRNCNKLKFVFSTSVLRVLPQLRDLTIEDCKELEHIIEDDLENKNNSTTCFPKLQALLIIKCNKLKFVFPFSVCKEVPELTFLMITEANELEKIFKSEDDQKVDIPNLNVLVFDMLPSLCCAQGNQFQAVKNRFVRDCHQLKLTSASTTNTFIEIEKLCYIIDYDLQEKVVDLFKQGTTKDFDTESKLASVEIVENAGIEQLPSAKITEDFELPVDQGDPSQKVEDLAILPTNSKIQMKQTPKTEHEFVENVPDLAILPTKSGKLQNEQSLGETDTTVQSSQLEGSTSEKTAVATVSSISRTKNEPPMQVVTSKQKGIEIEGTSKTNNDQASLNGDALMKVNSYVEEQFSKDDEIIVSKSEPSPSITSSVASKGDPSQKLEDLAILPTNSKELLNEKSLGETDTIIKPSQVNNLDGSTSEKTAVATMSTISGTKNEPPIQVVASKQKGLQGIEVEIEGVSKTNNDQVSPNGDALMKVNSNVEEQFSKDDELIVSKSKPSSPMPSMPSKGNPSQKVELSSSLLVKRELDELVSKNHLKYKNLSLLSDFLVANPSVCLKDTSLSNRYKGCAYKSLAKLLKFLKTHSLLEVSGSSHSEFVELLQDARSFAFDKEWLDGVERRALFPEIQVFPDAMEKLLDSKKKITKNVEDLKHQLTSSEADLESIIQQEAILSAPIGY, translated from the exons ATGGCAAGTATCCTCTGTGATTTGGTGAAGAAATATGTGGACAAATTGATTGATGGCGCAATAGCAGAAGCACGTTATGTATTTTGCTTTACATGCATTGTTaagaaatttgaagaagaaagaactaCGTTGGAACCACAAAGGATAACTATCGAGCAACGTGTCAAAGATGCAAGAGAAAGAGATAAAGATATTAAAGCTATAGTTGGTTCTTGGGAAAAAGATATTGATGAGCTCAATCAAGTggacacaaaaacaaaacaaacatgtttttttggattttgtccTAATTGTATCTGGCGATATAAAAAGGGAAAGGAGTTATCAAATAACTTGGAGAAGATCAAACAACTAAAGGGagagaaatttgaaaatattgaacTTCCTCGCCCTGTTCCAGGTGTTGAACGCTATTCATCCAAAGATTACATTTCTTTTGAAAGTAGAGAGTCAAAATACAAAGAACTGTTGGATGCATTAAAAGATGACAATAACTATATAACCGGATTGCAAGGGATGGGGGGCACCGGAAAGACAACAATGGCCAAAGAAGTGGGTAAAGAGTTAAAGCAATCTGAAATATTTGCTTATGTCGTTGATACGACCGTGTCATTTACTcctgatataaaaaaaattcaagatgaTATTGCTGGATCTTTAAGACTGGAATGGGGGGGTTGTAATGAACCAGACCGACCCAAAAAACTATGGAGTAGATTAACAAATGGTGACAAAATTCTTGTGATACTGGATGATGTGTGGGATCGAGGCCTGCCTCTTGATTTTGATGCAATAGGAATTCCAAAACAAGACACACACAAAGGTTGTAGAGTTCTTGTAACCTCGCGTAATCAAGAAACTTTCAACAACATGGACTGTGATAAGATAATTGAATTGGGTCTTTTATCAGAAGAAGAAGCGTGGATCATGTTCAAAATGTATGCCAAGATAAGTGATAGCACCTCTCAAAAATTGATCGATAAGGGACGTAAAATTGCAAAGGAATGCAAACGATTACCTGTTGCAATTTCAGTTATCGCCAGTAGCTTAAAGGGCCACCAACATCGAGAGCACAAATGGGATGTGACATTGAAATCCTTGAAGAAGCCTGTATCCATGCATGGTGTTGATGATGATAAGGTTGGAATTTATAACTTGTTGAAGATTAGCTATGATAATTTGAAGGATGAAAAAGCCAAGGGGTTGTTTCTCTTATGTTCGGTTTTccgagaagatgaagaaaattctATTGAAGTTATAACAAGACTTTGCATAGGTGTGGGCCTTTTGGGGGAAGATTATGGTAGCTACGATGATGCTCGAAACCTAGTAGTTCTAGCCAAAGACAAGCTCGTAGATTCTTGTTTGTTGTTGGAGGGCGGTGAAAAATGTCTAAAACTGCATGATTTGGTCCGAGAAGCAGCTCAATGGATAGCGAACAAAGAGATTCAATGTGTAAAATTGTTTGATGAAAAGCAAAAGTCATTGGTTGAAAAGCAgacaaatatcaaatatttattATGTGAAGGGAAGTGCAAGGATTTATTTTCCTTGGAATTTGATAGATTGAAACTTGAGACTTTAATTGTCAAGGTGGATAGAGAAGAAGAGGATAAATGTATAAAAGTACCAGATTCTTTCTTTGAAAATGTTATCAGGCTCcgtgttttgaatttttcagGCATTCATTTCAGCCAATCTTTATCATTACCACCTGCAATTCAGTTATTGACAAATATTCGATCTATGTCGTTTGATCATGTTGATTTAGGTGATATCTCTATTTTGGGAAAACTACAGAGACTTGAGACTCTTGATTTGGATACATGCAAAGTCAATGAATTGCCAAACCAAATTACAGAACTGAAGAAGTTTAAATTGTTGAAATTGGAAGATTGTGAAATAAGAATGAATAATCCATTTGAAGTTATTGAAAGATGCTCATCACTTGAAGAGTTGTATTTCAAATATAGtttcaatgaattttgtaaGGAAATAGCCTTACCTGAGTTGAAAAGATATCATATCCATGGTAGAAGTTCCTTTTATTCGGAAGGACAATCCAGGTTTTCCAAATATGTTGTGTTTCGTGGTGATGAAAAGTGTCAATTTTCAAAAGGAACACTCAAGTACTGCATGCAAACAGCAGAGGCTCTTTTTCTAGAAGGAATTAAGGGGGAATGGAGAAATCTCATGCCTGAGATTTTTCCTTTAGAACACGGTATGAATGATCTTGTTGAACTTCATTTGGATCGGATTTCACAACTACGGTGCCTCATTGACACCATTGGTTCTCATGTACCGATCTTGTCCAACTTGGTTGTACTAGAACTGGAAAACATGGAAAATTTGGAACAACTATTCAATGGTAAGCTAAACCTCTGCAATCTAAAGAGAATCACACTTAAGAATTGCCCTATGTTAATTTCTATACTACCTTTCCTCTCTGCTAAAGACCTTCCAGCACTAGAAGCTATCAGAATAAGAAAATGTGATGGATTGCAATATGTGTTTGGTCAATCTCAACATGTTGAACTGGTTTCACTAACTGAATTGGAGCTCTCTGAATTACCAAACTTCATTGGTATTTTTGAAGAATGTGTGAAGGGATCATCTTCCACTTCCAAAGCACAAATACAATTGGATCCTATGCGTGATAGGGATCAACCGCATGACTGCTCAGTGGCATCG GAATCAAATTCATATGGCCTTAACATATGGGAACGTCTTGGAATACAATCAAAGATCCTCTGCAATATTAAAGAGATTGTGCTGACTCATTTTCCGAAGATGAAATCAGTATTTATCCTATCTATTGATCTAATAATGCAGTTGGAAACTTTGAGAATTGAGAAATGTGATGAACTGAAGCACATAATAATAGATACTGGATATCATAACATTGGTGGCAACATCTGTGTCAATGTCTTCCCAAAATTGAAAAAGCTCTATGTTGAAGATTGTGCTCAATTGGAATACATATTTGGACATGACACTAGTGATCATCAAAACGATATGGGGATTCAGCTTCATCTTCCGGAATTGAGATATCTCCATCTTGCCAGTCTGCCAAGTTTGATCGCCATGTGTCCCAAACAATATCGAATAACATATCCTTGTTTGAAATATCTTTGTATCTGGAAATGTTCCCAGGATAATACAATCATTAAG GAATTGAGTGGGAACATTGATCTTTTTCTCACTTTGGAAACACTCGACGTATTCAATTCCAATGTAGAAAGTATATTTTCCCTGAATGAAATTGATGAACAGCAACTGGACTTAGCTTTGCGATACATTACCTTGATTGATCTGCCTATGATGACTTGTCTTTTTGTGGGTCCCAAAAATTCATTTTCCCTCAAAAACCTTACACGCATAACAATCATGCGATGTGacaaattgaaaattgcatTCTCCACTTCCATTTTAAGATTTCTACCACAGTTGCGTATTTTAAGAATAGAAGAATGCAACGAGTTGGAACATATTATTGAAGATGATTTGGAGaataaaaacaattcaacaacaTGCTTCCCAAAGCTAGAACTTCTTACTGTTAGAAAGTGCAACAAgttgaaatttgttttctcCTCTTCCATGTTAAGAGTTCTACCAATGTTGCTTTATTTAACAATAGAAGAATGCAAAGAGTTGGAACATATTATTGAAGATGATTTGGAGaataaaaacaattcaacaacaTGCTTCCCAAAGCTAAAAAGTCTTGCTGTTAGAAATTGCAACAAgttgaaatttgttttctcCACTTCCGTGTTAAGAGTTCTACCACAGTTGCGTGATTTAACAATAGAAGATTGCAAAGAGTTGGAACATATTATTGAAGATGATTTGGAGAATAAAAACAATTCAACTACATGCTTCCCAAAGCTACAAGCACTTCTTATTATAAAGTGCAACAAGTTGAAATTTGTCTTTCCATTCTCTGTATGTAAAGAGGTTCCCGAGCTAACTTTTCTGATGATAACAGAAGCAAATGAGTTAGAGAAAATATTCAAAAGTGAAGATGATCAGAAAGTTGATATTCCAAATCTAAATGTTTTAGTATTTGATATGCTGCCAAGCCTCTGTTGTGCTCAGGGAAATCAATTCCAGGCTGTAAAAAATCGCTTCGTGCGGGATTGTCATCAACTCAAACTGACTTCAGCATCAACAACCAACACCTTCATAGAAATTGAAAAGTTATGTTACATCATAG ATTATGATTTGCAGGAGAAAGTGGTAGATCTATTTAAACAGGGAACCACCAAAGATTTTGATACCGAGTCGAAGTTAGCAAGTgttgaaattgttgaaaatGCTGGGATTGAACAACTGCCAAGTGCAAAAATCACTGAAGATTTTGAACTACCAGTTGATCAag GGGATCCTTCTCAAAAAGTAGAAGATTTAGCAATACTACCAACAAACTCAAAA ATTCAAATGAAACAAACACCAAAGACAGAGcatgaatttgttgaaaatgttCCAGATTTAGCAATACTACCAACAAAATCAGGA AAGTTGCAGAATGAACAATCACTTGGAGAAACTGATACTACAGTCCAATCTTCTCaa TTGGAGGGATCAACATCAGAAAAAACAGCAGTTGCAACTGTGTCTTCCATttcaagaacaaagaatgaGCCACCAATGCAAGTAGTTACGTCTAAACAAAAG GGTATTGAGATAGAAGGAACTTCTAAGACTAATAATGATCAAG CTTCTCTAAATGGCGATGCTTTGATGAAAGTAAACTCATATGTTGAGGAACAATTTTCTAAGGATGATGAAATAATAGTTTCCAAATCTGAACCCTCTCCGAGCATCACATCTTCTGTTGCATCTAAAG GGGATCCTTCTCAAAAATTAGAAGATTTAGCAATACTACCAACAAATTCAAAA GAGTTGCTGAATGAAAAATCACTTGGGGAAACTGATACTATCATCAAACCTTCTCAAGTAAATAAT TTGGATGGATCAACATCAGAAAAAACAGCAGTTGCAACTATGTCCACCATTTCAGGAACAAAGAATGAGCCACCTATACAAGTGGTTGCTTCTAAACAAAAG GGACTGCAGGGTATTGAGGTTGAGATAGAAGGAGTTTCTAAGACTAATAATGATCAAG TTTCTCCAAATGGCGATGCTTTGATGAAAGTAAACTCAAATGTTGAGGAACAGTTTTCTAAGGATGATGAACTAATAGTTTCCAAATCTAAACCCTCATCTCCAATGCCTTCAATGCCTTCTAAAG GCAACCCTTCTCAAAAAGTAGAATTAAGTTCTTCTTTGCTTGTTAAGAGGGAGCTTGATGAGCTGGTCTCCAAGAATCATTTGAAGTATAAGAACTTGTCTTTGTTATCTGATTTTCTTGTTGCCAATCCATCTGTTTGTTTAAAGGACACTTCACTTAGTAATAGATACAAGGGATGTGCCTACAAATCACTAGCTAAGCTATTGAAATTCCTCAAAACCCATAGTTTGCTAGAAGTATCAGGCTCAAGCCACTCTGAATTTGTGGAGCTATTACAAGATGCGCGCAGCTTTGCTTTTGATAAGGAATGGTTGGATGGTGTTGAGAGGCGCGCTTTATTTCCTGAAATACAAGTATTTCCAGATGCCATGGAAAAGTTATTGGATTCTAAGAAAAAGATTACCAAGAATGTGGAAGATCTTAAGCATCAATTGACATCCTCTGAAGCTGATTTGGAGAGTATCATTCAACAAGAGGCAATTTTAAGTGCCCCTATTGGTTATTAG